The Apium graveolens cultivar Ventura chromosome 6, ASM990537v1, whole genome shotgun sequence genome contains a region encoding:
- the LOC141664066 gene encoding uncharacterized protein LOC141664066 yields the protein MHYVKEKVSNAASAGQEHVDITKAHLQEKAEKATARTKEEKAMAHEKRKAKEAEAKMNLHEAKAEHAADKLHGSHHLPGQPHHNQPLGSGSVAAPTHPLGGHLPGHNTHI from the exons ATGCATTATGTGAAGGAGAAGGTGAGTAACGCAGCGAGCGCTGGTCAGGAGCATGTTGACATCACCAAAGCCCATCTTCAAGAAAag GCAGAGAAAGCAACAGCAAGAACAAAAGAGG agaAAGCAATGGCTCATGAGAAAAGAAAGGCTAAAGAAGCTGAAGCTAAGATGAATCTGCACGAGGCCAAAGCTGAACACGCGGCTGATAAGCTCCATGGGAGTCACCACCTGCCTGGACAACCCCACCACAACCAACCACTTGGAAGTGGCAGCGTTGCAGCTCCTACACACCCGCTTGGAGGACACCTTCCAGGACACAACACTCATATCTAG
- the LOC141668114 gene encoding uncharacterized protein LOC141668114: MKFLKKIAGMLGLAKDESHELKDEQLDDVHRVVLDENQTRNLPRKGFSVAVQVPVERAQTGPILLPTSGRDGGVQGFKWYARRLRIDEEGDVADEFLDEVLPEVKTVSMTGENRHRSLPTFEVKYSTLPAKVKSQVLTEGRIQHSVEHQGRLLWV, encoded by the exons ATGAAGTTTTTAAAGAAGATCGCAGGGATGTTGGGGCTTGCAAAAGACGAATCGCACGAATTGAAAGATGAACAATTGGATGATGTTCATAGAGTTGTTTTAGATGAGAATCAAACACGAAATCTTCCTCGTAAAGGCTTTAGTGTTGCGGTTCAAGTTCCGGTTGAAAGAGCTCAGACCGGTCCGATTTTGCTTCCTACTAGCGGTCGTGATGGCGGTGTGCAG GGGTTTAAATGGTATGCGAGACGGCTCAGGATTGATGAAGAAGGAGACGTTGCAGATGAATTCTTGGATGAGGTTCTACCAGAGGTTAAAACAGTGTCCATGACAGGAGAAAATAGGCACAGATCTCTACCAACTTTTGAAGTGAAGTACAGCACCTTGCCTGCCAAGGTGAAAAGTCAAGTGCTAACCGAAGGTAGAATCCAACATAGTGTTGAACATCAAGGAAGATTGCTGTGGGTCTAA